One window from the genome of Lasioglossum baleicum chromosome 9, iyLasBale1, whole genome shotgun sequence encodes:
- the LOC143212043 gene encoding uncharacterized protein LOC143212043 isoform X1, with amino-acid sequence MRIAHMVTVCAALIPAFHRAETVQPDRRLQKRDQPPHPRKDNVTDISEITFTTLQPETFNPNIHFSVHSASSKMLKLRPGRSMSRVRQNRFNVGRRRRQLQKNGGNLVRIGRSYETSGENHIDHQVESVQGPPEAFDEGAVHLEPVYRVTKNKNFIDTLVNILRRLVNPPKSIGPLVGPFHFPGVGEKVYIRLLEPVQPDNLVIRFVSSLPVNEIETTFDKSNLPPEELLKHSAVIAVGQEGSPHPPIPENSHDIVSHSDIPIISHEPLPLSTDTLRNSYGQHIKPGHTFPDTLLSSHEVSQVFKSSPAIHAAAVVTSQSRTPHISRTYKVNLKNGEPVAIQRVVRHRKRVQYPQNGHPNSNSHSSSAEKGESQKQESHQVNSYQGPIAPNYQFPWENNTKTVSSENSQGASSQQKFKWDPITQKPSIWDQLRFNDSRSAENNPRYSIQFFSKKMRYLNLDGSVDTRGDPSSKEEGFRPLQPQVSRSVAYWESLKNGNPRNKRGHAQSAEIKQDPKSFRERSDAIVDSTERSGTLENDQTITASKMVPKQTGSKEKEEKENGKITTGSSGSSNRR; translated from the exons ATGAGGATCGCGCATATGGTCACG GTTTGTGCTGCTTTAATACCGGCATTTCATCGTGCAGAAACCGTGCAGCCGGATAG AAGGTTACAAAAGAGGGACCAACCTCCGCATCCAAGAAAAGACAATGTCACGGACATCAGCGAGATCACGTTCACCACTTTGCAACCCGAGACCTTCAACCCTAACATCCACTTCAGCGTTCACAGTGCATCAAGCAAGATGTTGAAGCTTCGTCCAGGTCGCTCAATGTCTCGGGTCCGTCAAAATCGTTTCAATGTCGGTCGGCGACGGAGACAGCTTCAGAAAAATGGCGGGAACCTGGTTCGAATAGGTCGTTCATACGAAACGAGTGGTGAGAACCATATAGATCATCAGGTGGAAAGCGTGCAGGGTCCTCCGGAGGCTTTCGACGAGGGTGCGGTGCACTTGGAACCTGTGTACCGGGTAACGAAGAATAAGAACTTCATCGACACGTTGGTGAACATCTTGCGGCGTCTTGTGAACCCTCCTAAATCAATTGGCCCTCTGGTTGGCCCATTCCACTTCCCAGGAGTTGGCGAGAAGGTCTACATCAGGCTTTTGGAACCTGTTCAACCCGACAACCTGGTGATCCGTTTCGTTTCATCATTGCCAGTGAACGAGATCGAGACGACCTTCGACAAAAGCAACCTGCCCCCTGAAGAACTGCTGAAACACTCAGCTGTGATAGCAGTGGGTCAAGAGGGCAGCCCTCATCCCCCGATCCCCGAAAACAGCCACGACATAGTCAGCCACTCCGACATTCCCATAATCAGCCACGAACCTCTGCCTCTATCAACCGACACTCTTCGAAATTCATACGGTCAGCATATCAAACCCGGTCACACCTTCCCGGACACCTTGTTATCCAGCCACGAAGTGTCGCAAGTATTCAAATCCAGTCCAGCCATCCACGCTGCAGCAGTTGTAACGAGTCAATCGAGAACGCCTCATATTTCAAGGACTTACAAAGTGAATCTGAAGAACGGAGAACCGGTGGCGATTCAGAGGGTTGTTCGGCATAGGAAGAGGGTGCAGTATCCGCAGAATGGTCATCCTAATTCAAACTCCCACTCCAGTTCTGCCGAGAAAGGGGAGAGTCAGAAACAGGAGTCTCATCAGGTTAATAGCTACCAGGGCCCTATCGCGCCTAATTATCAGTTCCCCTGGGAGAATAACACGAAGACAGTGTCGAGTGAGAATAGTCAGGGAGCCAGTTCGCAGCAGAAGTTCAAATGGGACCCTATCACTCAGAAGCCTTCGATCTGGGATCAGCTGAGATTCAATGATTCCAGGTCTGCGGAGAATAATCCGAGGTATAGCATTCAATTCTTCAGCAAGAAGATGAGGTATCTGAACCTTGACGGCAGTGTGGACACTCGTGGAGACCCTTCCAGCAAGGAAGAAGGGTTTAGACCCTTGCAGCCTCAAGTTTCAAGGTCCGTTGCCTATTGGGAGTCGCTGAAAAATGGGAATCCGAGGAATAAAAGGGGTCACGCTCAGTCCGCTGAAATTAAACAGGATCCGAAGAGTTTTCGGGAGAGAAGCGACGCCATTGTGGATTCCACGGAGAGGTCGGGTACGCTGGAAAATGATCAAACCATAACAGCGAGCAAAATGGTTCCAAAGCAAACAGGATCGAAGGAGAAGGAAGAAAAGGAGAATGGAAAGATCACCACTGGATCCTCTGGATCGTCGAATCGACGATAA
- the LOC143212043 gene encoding uncharacterized protein LOC143212043 isoform X3, translating to MLKLRPGRSMSRVRQNRFNVGRRRRQLQKNGGNLVRIGRSYETSGENHIDHQVESVQGPPEAFDEGAVHLEPVYRVTKNKNFIDTLVNILRRLVNPPKSIGPLVGPFHFPGVGEKVYIRLLEPVQPDNLVIRFVSSLPVNEIETTFDKSNLPPEELLKHSAVIAVGQEGSPHPPIPENSHDIVSHSDIPIISHEPLPLSTDTLRNSYGQHIKPGHTFPDTLLSSHEVSQVFKSSPAIHAAAVVTSQSRTPHISRTYKVNLKNGEPVAIQRVVRHRKRVQYPQNGHPNSNSHSSSAEKGESQKQESHQVNSYQGPIAPNYQFPWENNTKTVSSENSQGASSQQKFKWDPITQKPSIWDQLRFNDSRSAENNPRYSIQFFSKKMRYLNLDGSVDTRGDPSSKEEGFRPLQPQVSRSVAYWESLKNGNPRNKRGHAQSAEIKQDPKSFRERSDAIVDSTERSGTLENDQTITASKMVPKQTGSKEKEEKENGKITTGSSGSSNRR from the coding sequence ATGTTGAAGCTTCGTCCAGGTCGCTCAATGTCTCGGGTCCGTCAAAATCGTTTCAATGTCGGTCGGCGACGGAGACAGCTTCAGAAAAATGGCGGGAACCTGGTTCGAATAGGTCGTTCATACGAAACGAGTGGTGAGAACCATATAGATCATCAGGTGGAAAGCGTGCAGGGTCCTCCGGAGGCTTTCGACGAGGGTGCGGTGCACTTGGAACCTGTGTACCGGGTAACGAAGAATAAGAACTTCATCGACACGTTGGTGAACATCTTGCGGCGTCTTGTGAACCCTCCTAAATCAATTGGCCCTCTGGTTGGCCCATTCCACTTCCCAGGAGTTGGCGAGAAGGTCTACATCAGGCTTTTGGAACCTGTTCAACCCGACAACCTGGTGATCCGTTTCGTTTCATCATTGCCAGTGAACGAGATCGAGACGACCTTCGACAAAAGCAACCTGCCCCCTGAAGAACTGCTGAAACACTCAGCTGTGATAGCAGTGGGTCAAGAGGGCAGCCCTCATCCCCCGATCCCCGAAAACAGCCACGACATAGTCAGCCACTCCGACATTCCCATAATCAGCCACGAACCTCTGCCTCTATCAACCGACACTCTTCGAAATTCATACGGTCAGCATATCAAACCCGGTCACACCTTCCCGGACACCTTGTTATCCAGCCACGAAGTGTCGCAAGTATTCAAATCCAGTCCAGCCATCCACGCTGCAGCAGTTGTAACGAGTCAATCGAGAACGCCTCATATTTCAAGGACTTACAAAGTGAATCTGAAGAACGGAGAACCGGTGGCGATTCAGAGGGTTGTTCGGCATAGGAAGAGGGTGCAGTATCCGCAGAATGGTCATCCTAATTCAAACTCCCACTCCAGTTCTGCCGAGAAAGGGGAGAGTCAGAAACAGGAGTCTCATCAGGTTAATAGCTACCAGGGCCCTATCGCGCCTAATTATCAGTTCCCCTGGGAGAATAACACGAAGACAGTGTCGAGTGAGAATAGTCAGGGAGCCAGTTCGCAGCAGAAGTTCAAATGGGACCCTATCACTCAGAAGCCTTCGATCTGGGATCAGCTGAGATTCAATGATTCCAGGTCTGCGGAGAATAATCCGAGGTATAGCATTCAATTCTTCAGCAAGAAGATGAGGTATCTGAACCTTGACGGCAGTGTGGACACTCGTGGAGACCCTTCCAGCAAGGAAGAAGGGTTTAGACCCTTGCAGCCTCAAGTTTCAAGGTCCGTTGCCTATTGGGAGTCGCTGAAAAATGGGAATCCGAGGAATAAAAGGGGTCACGCTCAGTCCGCTGAAATTAAACAGGATCCGAAGAGTTTTCGGGAGAGAAGCGACGCCATTGTGGATTCCACGGAGAGGTCGGGTACGCTGGAAAATGATCAAACCATAACAGCGAGCAAAATGGTTCCAAAGCAAACAGGATCGAAGGAGAAGGAAGAAAAGGAGAATGGAAAGATCACCACTGGATCCTCTGGATCGTCGAATCGACGATAA
- the LOC143212057 gene encoding uncharacterized protein LOC143212057, with amino-acid sequence MDKGVFNLLFLILLIQIASHGSTGKKHVHLRIHVPDIIKHHIHTKVVFLHVHKPAPKKPKTHHKEYHHENWSSWSYGNHHDHDHTHDDEENNAKHFHDHEDQSERERLAMLEPQSDHKIYGPRYNQHGDSYFPQSYVDDNHLHQNQKNREHGQYEVREEVNDTPQNEETLVYNYEEGYRKGLQSESGHIRTGQSSKFHDDQHEENDDNDNDGFKEESEGRTDAGRYIVDDVEYENTRDKRDGRRRYRRIRRL; translated from the exons ATGGACAAG GGTGTCTTCAACTTACTCTTCCTGATTCTGCTCATCCAAATTGCCAGCCACGGTAGCACCGGCAAAAAACA TGTCCACCTGAGGATCCACGTGCCAGACATAATCAAGCACCACATCCACACGAAAGTGGTGTTTCTTCACGTGCACAAACCGGCCCCCAAGAAGCCTAAGACTCACCATAAAGAATACCATCACGAAAATTGGAGTTCCTGGAGCTACGGCAACCATCACGACCATGATCATACCCACGACGACGAAGAAAACAACGCGAAACATTTCCATGACCACGAGGATCAAAGCGAACGTGAAAGACTAGCAATGCTGGAGCCTCAGAGCGACCATAAAATCTACGGTCCTCGGTATAATCAACACGGAGACTCTTATTTTCCGCAGTCTTACGTCGACGACAATCATTTGCACCAAAATCAGAAGAATAGAGAACACGGTCAATACGAAGTTCGCGAGGAAGTGAACGATACTCCGCAAAACGAAGAGACTTTGGTTTATAATTACGAAGAAGGGTATAGGAAAGGTTTGCAATCGGAGAGTGGACATATTCGTACGGGTCAGTCGAGTAAATTCCATGATGACCAGCATGAGGAAAATgatgataacgataacgatggATTCAAGGAGGAGTCTGAAGGGAGAACCGATGCTGGACGGTACATTGTTGATGATGTTGAGTATGAAAATACTAGGGATAAGAGAGATGGACGGAGAAGATACAGGCGGATCAGGAGATTGTAG
- the LOC143212059 gene encoding uncharacterized protein LOC143212059: MNKLAVVFIAASLLNMASAGGGGHGGHDHVVIHVPYKIKTVHHTHTITKHVHHGGGGGDKYEVLGYTVGHPIDIGGHGGLGGGGHDFGGGGHDFGGGGGGDIGGGHIEYSSGGGGGGGGGGGHIEYSSGGGDIGGGHSFSGGFGGGSYGGGGGLGGGHEDWGGHQ; encoded by the exons ATGAACAAGCTCGCG GTTGTCTTCATAGCAGCCTCGCTGCTGAACATGGCCAGTGCAGGCGGCGGTGGACACGGTGGACA CGACCACGTGGTGATCCACGTGCCCTACAAGATCAAGACGGTGCACCACACGCATACGATTACGAAACACGTCCACCATGGAGGCGGAGGCGGTGACAAATACGAAGTCCTCGGCTACACCGTTGGTCACCCGATCGATATCGGCGGTCACGGTGGTCTGGGAGGCGGCGGTCACGACTTTGGAGGCGGTGGTCACGATTTTGgaggcggtggtggtggtgacaTCGGTGGAGGCCATATCGAGTACAGCAGTGGCGGTGGAGGTGGTGGAGGCGGAGGCGGTGGTCACATCGAATACAGCAGCGGGGGTGGAGACATTGGAGGTGGACACAGTTTCAGCGGAGGATTCGGAGGTGGAAGCTACGGGGGCGGAGGTGGTCTTGGGGGAGGTCACGAAGATTGGGGTGGCCATCAGTGA
- the LOC143212065 gene encoding uncharacterized protein LOC143212065, whose amino-acid sequence MRCTLLFGVVLAMFLVLLRQPVESKKVIIHVPYRVKKVEHTHTIYKIVPRYHHKHEDILSKEDLEDDDEKYDV is encoded by the exons ATGAGGTGCACATTGCTG TTCGGCGTCGTGTTGGCGATGTTCCTTGTCCTGCTGCGACAGCCAGTAGAATC GAAGAAGGTAATCATCCACGTGCCTTACAGAGTGAAGAAGGTTGAACACACGCACACAATCTACAAAATCGTCCCCCGCTATCACCACAAACATGAGGACATTCTCTCGAAAGAGGACTTGGAAGACGACGACGAGAAGTACGACGTCTAG
- the LOC143212043 gene encoding uncharacterized protein LOC143212043 isoform X2, producing MRIAHMVTVCAALIPAFHRAETVQPDRLQKRDQPPHPRKDNVTDISEITFTTLQPETFNPNIHFSVHSASSKMLKLRPGRSMSRVRQNRFNVGRRRRQLQKNGGNLVRIGRSYETSGENHIDHQVESVQGPPEAFDEGAVHLEPVYRVTKNKNFIDTLVNILRRLVNPPKSIGPLVGPFHFPGVGEKVYIRLLEPVQPDNLVIRFVSSLPVNEIETTFDKSNLPPEELLKHSAVIAVGQEGSPHPPIPENSHDIVSHSDIPIISHEPLPLSTDTLRNSYGQHIKPGHTFPDTLLSSHEVSQVFKSSPAIHAAAVVTSQSRTPHISRTYKVNLKNGEPVAIQRVVRHRKRVQYPQNGHPNSNSHSSSAEKGESQKQESHQVNSYQGPIAPNYQFPWENNTKTVSSENSQGASSQQKFKWDPITQKPSIWDQLRFNDSRSAENNPRYSIQFFSKKMRYLNLDGSVDTRGDPSSKEEGFRPLQPQVSRSVAYWESLKNGNPRNKRGHAQSAEIKQDPKSFRERSDAIVDSTERSGTLENDQTITASKMVPKQTGSKEKEEKENGKITTGSSGSSNRR from the exons ATGAGGATCGCGCATATGGTCACG GTTTGTGCTGCTTTAATACCGGCATTTCATCGTGCAGAAACCGTGCAGCCGGATAG GTTACAAAAGAGGGACCAACCTCCGCATCCAAGAAAAGACAATGTCACGGACATCAGCGAGATCACGTTCACCACTTTGCAACCCGAGACCTTCAACCCTAACATCCACTTCAGCGTTCACAGTGCATCAAGCAAGATGTTGAAGCTTCGTCCAGGTCGCTCAATGTCTCGGGTCCGTCAAAATCGTTTCAATGTCGGTCGGCGACGGAGACAGCTTCAGAAAAATGGCGGGAACCTGGTTCGAATAGGTCGTTCATACGAAACGAGTGGTGAGAACCATATAGATCATCAGGTGGAAAGCGTGCAGGGTCCTCCGGAGGCTTTCGACGAGGGTGCGGTGCACTTGGAACCTGTGTACCGGGTAACGAAGAATAAGAACTTCATCGACACGTTGGTGAACATCTTGCGGCGTCTTGTGAACCCTCCTAAATCAATTGGCCCTCTGGTTGGCCCATTCCACTTCCCAGGAGTTGGCGAGAAGGTCTACATCAGGCTTTTGGAACCTGTTCAACCCGACAACCTGGTGATCCGTTTCGTTTCATCATTGCCAGTGAACGAGATCGAGACGACCTTCGACAAAAGCAACCTGCCCCCTGAAGAACTGCTGAAACACTCAGCTGTGATAGCAGTGGGTCAAGAGGGCAGCCCTCATCCCCCGATCCCCGAAAACAGCCACGACATAGTCAGCCACTCCGACATTCCCATAATCAGCCACGAACCTCTGCCTCTATCAACCGACACTCTTCGAAATTCATACGGTCAGCATATCAAACCCGGTCACACCTTCCCGGACACCTTGTTATCCAGCCACGAAGTGTCGCAAGTATTCAAATCCAGTCCAGCCATCCACGCTGCAGCAGTTGTAACGAGTCAATCGAGAACGCCTCATATTTCAAGGACTTACAAAGTGAATCTGAAGAACGGAGAACCGGTGGCGATTCAGAGGGTTGTTCGGCATAGGAAGAGGGTGCAGTATCCGCAGAATGGTCATCCTAATTCAAACTCCCACTCCAGTTCTGCCGAGAAAGGGGAGAGTCAGAAACAGGAGTCTCATCAGGTTAATAGCTACCAGGGCCCTATCGCGCCTAATTATCAGTTCCCCTGGGAGAATAACACGAAGACAGTGTCGAGTGAGAATAGTCAGGGAGCCAGTTCGCAGCAGAAGTTCAAATGGGACCCTATCACTCAGAAGCCTTCGATCTGGGATCAGCTGAGATTCAATGATTCCAGGTCTGCGGAGAATAATCCGAGGTATAGCATTCAATTCTTCAGCAAGAAGATGAGGTATCTGAACCTTGACGGCAGTGTGGACACTCGTGGAGACCCTTCCAGCAAGGAAGAAGGGTTTAGACCCTTGCAGCCTCAAGTTTCAAGGTCCGTTGCCTATTGGGAGTCGCTGAAAAATGGGAATCCGAGGAATAAAAGGGGTCACGCTCAGTCCGCTGAAATTAAACAGGATCCGAAGAGTTTTCGGGAGAGAAGCGACGCCATTGTGGATTCCACGGAGAGGTCGGGTACGCTGGAAAATGATCAAACCATAACAGCGAGCAAAATGGTTCCAAAGCAAACAGGATCGAAGGAGAAGGAAGAAAAGGAGAATGGAAAGATCACCACTGGATCCTCTGGATCGTCGAATCGACGATAA